CGGTCGAGACGATGCAGGCTCCCTTTGAGTTCTTCCCCATTCCCTGGCTGACCATCCTGGCGTTCGTGATGGTCCCCGTCGTCTGGGTGTTCCTCTACCGGACCAAGTACGGGCTCGAGCTACGGAGCGTCGGGCACAATCCCGAGGCGTGCGACATGCGCGGGGTGGGAATCATCTCGCGCCAGTACGTGGCGGTGGTGTTCGGGGGAGTGATGGCCGGCCTGGCCGGATCCTTCCTCTCCCTGGGATCGACCGGCTTGTTCTTCCCCGACATCATCTCGGGGCGGGGTTGGATCGCGCTCGCCATAGTCATCTTCGGGAACTGGAGGGCCACCTGGGTGCTGGTGGGCTCATTGCTGTTCGGATTCCTGGAGGCGACCCAGCTCGCCCTCCAGGCAAGCGATGTCGACCTTCCCTACCAGCTCCTGCTCGCACTGCCATTCGTCCTCACCATCGTGGCGCTGGTCTTCAACCGCAGCCGCTCCAACGTTCCGCTGTCGCTGACGATCCCCTATCACCGGGGCGAGCGCTGACCGGAGCCGCAAGGCCACCGCTGTGCGGACACGTCGGGGGCTGGCATGTTAGATTGCATCAATAATCCGCTCCAGCGGAGTCCCATCCGGAATTGAGTCAGGAGGTCGGGCTGCACATGACGTTAGATAGTCCCACGCGCATCAACCCGATGATCCGCCACCGGGCCAGCCACATCGGCCGAGCGGTGCCCCGCCGGGAGGATCGATCTCCGTTGATGGGTCGCCAGCGCTACATCGCCGACCTGAAGCTACCCGGAATGCTCGAAGTCGCCTTCGTGCGCAGTCCCGAGGCCCATGCCCGGATAGTGAGCATCGACACCGCGCCCGCCCTCGCCCTCCCGGGTGTGCATGCGGTGTTCACCGGCGCCGACCTGGCGGACGTGGACCTGTTCCCTCACAAGATCCTTTACATCCAACCGGTACGCCAGCCCGTCCTCGCCTTGGACCAGGTTCGCTACGTGGGGTCACCCTACGCGGCGGTCGTCGCCACCGACCGGTACGTGGCGGAGGACGCGGCGACGCTGGTGGCCGCTTACACCGAGTTCGAGCCTCTCCCTACCGTGGCCGACCTGGACCAGGCGCTGGCCGAGAATGCGCCAAGGCTGTACGACGACTGGCCCGACAACTATCTGGTCAACTTCCCGGCTGAGAAGCCCGAGGTGACGCAGGCCTTCGAAGAGGCCGACCACACGTTCAGCGACACCTACGTGAGCCAGCGCCAGACCGGACTTCCCCTGGAGTGCCGGGGTGTCCTGGCCGATGTGCATGACGGCTACTTCACCGTGTGGTCCTCCACGCAGAGCCCCCACATCGTGCGCACCACCATTGCCGAGATGACCGGTATCCCCGAGCCGCGTCTCAGGGTGATCGCTCCTGCCATGGGAGGCGGCTTCGGTACCAAGACCCACATCTATCCCGAGGATGTGGTAGTGACCTGGATAGCTGGCAAGCTCGGACGCCCCGTCCGCTGGCTCGAGGACCGTTTCGAGAACCTGGTCTCCGCGGTGCATGCGCGGGATCAGCGCCACGACGTGGACGTCGCCTACGACGATGACGGGACCATCCGGGCAATCCGATGCAAGGCCATCTGCGACGTCGGATCGGGCGAGATATTCATGCCCGGCACCGCTCCGGTCTTCGTCACCGGCGGGTGCCTGACCGGGGGCTACGACTTCCCGAACATGGAGGTGCATCACTTCTGCGTGGTCACCAACAAGACCCCCAGCGGCGCCTACCGGGGCTTCGGGGTCCCTGAGGGCATGTTCGTCATGGAACGCATCATCGACCGGGTGGCCCGCCTGACCGGGACCGACCGCGTCGAGATCCGGCGTCGCATGATCCTCCAGGAGGATCAGATGCCGTACACGATGCACGGCGGGGGGAGGGTGGACTCCGGGTCGCACGCCAAGGGTTTCGAACGGGCCACCGAGATGATCGGCGAGTCGCTCGAGCGGGCGCGGGCCCGGTACGCCGAGGATCCCGACGTCCGGGTCGGGGTCGGCTACACCAACTACGTGGAGCCCACCACCCCTACCTACCACCTGACTACCGGATTCTGGGCCGGTGGCGACTCGGCGACGCTCCGGGTCGATCCCGACGGCTCCGCTCGGGTAGGACTCGGTACCACCGCGCTCGGGCAGGGCACCGAGACGAGCGCCCCCCCCCCGGCGGCGGGCCCCCCGGGGGTGGGCCCCCCGGGCCCCCCGGGGGGGGTTGGGGGCCCCGCCCCCCCCCCCCCGGGCCCCCGGCGCCCGGGGGGGGGGCCCGCGGGCCCCCCCCCGCCCGCCCCCGCCCGCGCGGNNNNNNNNNNCGGGTGGGGGGGGGGGGGGGCCCCGGGCCGCGCGGGGGGGCGCCCCGCCCGGGGCGGGGGGTGTCGCCCCCCCCCCCCCCGGGGGGGGCGCCGCCCCCCCCCCCCCCCCCCCCCGGGGGGGCGCCCCACGCCCTGGGGTTGGACCCCGATGACGTCACGGTGGTGATGGGCGACACGGACCGGGCTCCCTACGGGCTGGGGGCATGGGGCAGCCGCTCGGCCATCGTGATGAGCGGATCGATACTCATGGCGGCCGATCGGCTGCTTACCAAGGCCCGGGACATCGCCGCCCACCTGCTGGAGGCAGCGGCCGAGGACGTGGTGCTGAGCGACGGCAGCTTCCATGTTTCGGGGAGCGAGGCGCCCACGGTGAGTTGGTCCCAGGTGGCTACGTCCGCTTGGGTTCGCACCCTGGACCTACCTCAGGGCATGGAGCCCGGCCTGGAGATGTCGGGGTATTTCGAGCCGCCCGATCTCGAGCACCTTCCCGACATGTCCGGCAAGGTCAATGCGGCCGCCAGTTGGTCCAACGGTGCCCACGCCGGCGTGGTGAGCGTGCGGATCAGCACCGGGGAGATCAAGATCGAGGACTACGTGGTGGTCCACGACTGCGGCACCATGATCAACCCGATGATCATCGACGGGCAGGTCCACGGAGGGGTGGCGCAGGGGATCGCGGGGGCGATGTACGAGCACTTCCAGTATGACCCCGAGA
This is a stretch of genomic DNA from bacterium. It encodes these proteins:
- a CDS encoding ABC transporter permease, encoding MEDLFTSAVLVGIFWATLRIATPLLLAALGELVCESSGILNLSLEGTMTMGAFAGFYVANETGSILAGLVAAGVGGAFLSLIMALMTVTAKVNQVVAGLALNILGLGLAFFWYRSIYEAEGSIDIPTVETMQAPFEFFPIPWLTILAFVMVPVVWVFLYRTKYGLELRSVGHNPEACDMRGVGIISRQYVAVVFGGVMAGLAGSFLSLGSTGLFFPDIISGRGWIALAIVIFGNWRATWVLVGSLLFGFLEATQLALQASDVDLPYQLLLALPFVLTIVALVFNRSRSNVPLSLTIPYHRGER
- a CDS encoding xanthine dehydrogenase family protein: MTLDSPTRINPMIRHRASHIGRAVPRREDRSPLMGRQRYIADLKLPGMLEVAFVRSPEAHARIVSIDTAPALALPGVHAVFTGADLADVDLFPHKILYIQPVRQPVLALDQVRYVGSPYAAVVATDRYVAEDAATLVAAYTEFEPLPTVADLDQALAENAPRLYDDWPDNYLVNFPAEKPEVTQAFEEADHTFSDTYVSQRQTGLPLECRGVLADVHDGYFTVWSSTQSPHIVRTTIAEMTGIPEPRLRVIAPAMGGGFGTKTHIYPEDVVVTWIAGKLGRPVRWLEDRFENLVSAVHARDQRHDVDVAYDDDGTIRAIRCKAICDVGSGEIFMPGTAPVFVTGGCLTGGYDFPNMEVHHFCVVTNKTPSGAYRGFGVPEGMFVMERIIDRVARLTGTDRVEIRRRMILQEDQMPYTMHGGGRVDSGSHAKGFERATEMIGESLERARARYAEDPDVRVGVGYTNYVEPTTPTYHLTTGFWAGGDSATLRVDPDGSARVGLGTTALGQGTETSAPPPAAGPPGVGPPGPPGGVGGPAPPPPGPRRPGGGPAGPPPPAPARA
- a CDS encoding molybdopterin-dependent oxidoreductase yields the protein MDPDDVTVVMGDTDRAPYGLGAWGSRSAIVMSGSILMAADRLLTKARDIAAHLLEAAAEDVVLSDGSFHVSGSEAPTVSWSQVATSAWVRTLDLPQGMEPGLEMSGYFEPPDLEHLPDMSGKVNAAASWSNGAHAGVVSVRISTGEIKIEDYVVVHDCGTMINPMIIDGQVHGGVAQGIAGAMYEHFQYDPETARPLFASFMEYLYPTCSEVPAMTVEHFETPSPEQPLGVKGCGEGGTIGPAAVVAGAVDDALADLGVEIKATPVTPSAIREAIREATAGGGER